A genomic segment from Paramixta manurensis encodes:
- the bet gene encoding phage recombination protein Bet produces the protein MTDLIQNLPEVLTNRGIDEATWSALKNSIFTGARDDSILMAVDYCRARKLDPLMKPVHLVPMSVKDAATGKHNFRDVVMPGIGLYRIQAERSGNYAGSKEPEFGPTITAKVGEVEVTYPEWCKYTVSKMIGNGTIVEYSAKEYWLENYATAGRDTQAPNAMWKKRPFGQLSKCAEAQALRKGWPEIGAQPTAEEMEGKMLDISDYPSSTSPALANTPNTYPEEMFNANAKTWEKLIQSGKKKAASVIATVESKYQLTPEQRKAIEDMEVIDGNH, from the coding sequence ATGACCGATTTAATTCAGAACCTTCCGGAGGTACTAACCAACCGGGGGATTGACGAAGCAACCTGGAGCGCGCTCAAAAACAGCATTTTTACCGGTGCACGTGACGACTCGATTTTGATGGCGGTCGATTACTGTCGTGCTCGTAAGCTTGATCCGCTTATGAAGCCGGTTCACCTCGTTCCGATGAGTGTGAAAGATGCTGCCACAGGCAAACATAATTTTCGTGATGTGGTAATGCCGGGGATTGGCCTCTATCGCATACAAGCCGAGCGCTCCGGAAACTATGCGGGTTCGAAAGAGCCTGAGTTTGGCCCGACCATCACCGCAAAGGTTGGTGAGGTGGAAGTTACCTATCCGGAATGGTGCAAATACACGGTCAGTAAAATGATCGGCAACGGCACTATCGTCGAATACAGCGCGAAAGAATACTGGCTGGAAAACTACGCTACCGCTGGTCGTGATACTCAGGCACCAAACGCGATGTGGAAAAAACGCCCCTTCGGGCAACTTTCTAAATGTGCGGAAGCGCAGGCATTACGGAAAGGCTGGCCGGAGATCGGCGCGCAACCTACAGCCGAAGAAATGGAAGGTAAAATGCTCGACATTTCCGACTATCCCTCCAGCACAAGCCCCGCGCTGGCAAACACGCCAAACACCTACCCCGAAGAGATGTTTAACGCGAATGCCAAGACGTGGGAAAAGCTCATTCAGTCGGGTAAGAAGAAAGCAGCATCTGTTATCGCGACCGTTGAAAGCAAATATCAGTTAACCCCCGAACAGCGTAAAGCGATTGAAGATATGGAGGTGATCGATGGAAATCATTAA
- a CDS encoding YqaJ viral recombinase family protein: MEIINVQQGSEAWHSLRANHFTASEAPVMMAASGKMRRDELLHIKATGSEREVSDWVQKNLFDKGHAYEDSARRIVEEMIGQELFPATAISDDGKLLASFDGITMLEDILFEHKMWNTTLAESVRNNDLPEEYYWQLEQQLLVSGADCAYFVVSDGTRENFEHLVYTPVAGRADALRAGWDQFAADLTSYKAPELPEPTVCKTFMRLPALVIEVDGAVKSSNLQVYQNEALNFIRSINTELSTDQDFADAEQTVKFCDSAEKELVAVKQRVLAQTADIDELFRTIDLLCDEMRNKRLLLNKLVKSRKDELRQEIISEANASLKQTHGELNTSLNGVTLPLPRTDFAGAMKGKRTIVTLRSAVNDELARAKIELNQTAEKYARNLTLISDIDDKYKNLFRDLPLIIGHDYDHLKLLIDQRINEQLEAERKAAEAAVEAAKVVENASAAIEPIVEPAGKTYASTKPAPMATALSIALPKDLLKELVWSDEWEDEQGKTIKVIHREQTGSRRWESDHLMIFTLGGKLYGSTYSLGLTECQESLPYEYEPDQIECLQMEAYEVTVTRYRKVPA, translated from the coding sequence ATGGAAATCATTAACGTACAGCAGGGAAGCGAGGCCTGGCATTCGCTTCGCGCAAACCACTTCACGGCCAGTGAGGCGCCGGTAATGATGGCCGCATCCGGTAAGATGCGGCGCGATGAGTTATTACACATCAAAGCGACCGGCTCAGAACGTGAAGTTAGCGACTGGGTACAAAAAAATCTCTTTGATAAGGGCCACGCTTACGAGGACAGCGCCCGCCGCATTGTTGAAGAGATGATTGGTCAGGAGCTTTTTCCGGCCACCGCTATATCCGATGACGGAAAATTACTGGCCTCATTCGATGGCATTACCATGCTCGAAGATATTCTTTTCGAACACAAGATGTGGAATACCACCCTGGCTGAGTCAGTCAGAAATAACGACCTCCCTGAAGAATATTACTGGCAACTTGAGCAACAATTGTTGGTGAGTGGCGCAGATTGCGCCTATTTCGTTGTTTCAGACGGCACGCGCGAAAACTTCGAACATCTGGTTTATACACCCGTGGCCGGACGCGCCGATGCGCTCCGGGCTGGATGGGATCAATTTGCCGCCGATCTCACTTCATACAAAGCCCCCGAGTTACCAGAGCCGACTGTTTGCAAAACGTTTATGCGCTTGCCTGCGCTTGTTATTGAAGTTGATGGAGCAGTAAAAAGTTCTAATCTTCAGGTTTATCAAAATGAAGCCCTGAATTTTATCCGCTCCATTAATACCGAACTGTCAACGGATCAGGATTTTGCAGACGCGGAACAAACCGTTAAATTCTGCGATTCCGCAGAAAAAGAACTCGTTGCTGTAAAACAGCGTGTTCTTGCGCAGACAGCCGATATTGACGAGCTTTTCCGTACGATTGATCTGCTTTGCGACGAAATGCGTAATAAGCGCCTGCTGTTGAATAAACTGGTCAAAAGCCGCAAAGATGAACTTCGACAGGAAATTATCAGCGAAGCAAACGCCAGCCTTAAGCAGACTCATGGTGAACTGAACACAAGTCTGAATGGCGTTACTCTCCCCCTGCCCCGTACTGATTTCGCCGGAGCCATGAAAGGCAAGCGCACCATCGTAACCCTGCGAAGCGCGGTGAATGACGAACTGGCGCGGGCAAAAATTGAGTTGAATCAGACGGCAGAGAAGTATGCCCGTAACCTGACGTTAATCAGCGACATCGATGACAAATATAAAAACTTGTTTCGCGATTTACCGTTAATTATCGGTCACGATTACGACCACCTGAAATTGCTCATCGATCAGCGTATCAATGAACAACTTGAAGCTGAGCGTAAGGCTGCTGAAGCCGCAGTTGAAGCGGCTAAAGTCGTAGAAAATGCATCTGCTGCGATTGAACCCATCGTTGAACCAGCCGGGAAAACGTATGCTTCAACAAAGCCAGCCCCAATGGCCACTGCATTATCTATTGCGCTTCCCAAAGACCTGCTCAAAGAACTTGTCTGGAGTGATGAATGGGAAGATGAACAGGGTAAAACGATTAAGGTCATCCACCGCGAACAGACTGGTTCGCGTCGCTGGGAATCTGATCATCTGATGATTTTTACCCTCGGCGGAAAACTCTATGGCTCAACCTATAGCCTGGGGTTAACCGAGTGCCAGGAATCCTTACCCTACGAGTATGAACCTGATCAAATCGAGTGCCTGCAAATGGAAGCGTATGAAGTGACCGTCACACGCTACCGCAAAGTACCGGCCTGA
- a CDS encoding DnaT-like ssDNA-binding domain-containing protein — MAIVRANRQRGYTLIDNQAIGNGALTWAAEGLLHYLLSKPDGWSVNPSHLWQEKKGIRGCGRDAVYKLLNELIDVGFVLRIQLRDERGVTDGYDYYVYDVPRQAVPEFHEGIDESAGPYPEFQETEPAQTGQGMEPHPENQETAEMGANPHPENPYPENPYPEFQDISNYGSTVNTDLSLSDAGQNSGDSVEPENPHHNALLDGRVPHKAPTPQAGMFPMTLEWEPGNDFARIAALTGLADAGYTPELLNEFRFYWQPTGRVYYHSQWQQKFIQSLKQQYAKGARYVKPTSAGNGGSNAADRFQQGLAAIQAVQDKYGYGSSGTEGNCFEGDYSAVPDPLADVVGQDEYAATGGDVWGGTGKSAGRGGNQT; from the coding sequence ATGGCTATCGTACGAGCTAACCGCCAGCGCGGTTATACGCTGATCGACAATCAGGCCATTGGTAACGGCGCCCTGACATGGGCGGCGGAAGGGCTGCTGCACTACCTGCTTTCCAAACCGGACGGCTGGAGCGTTAACCCGTCACACCTCTGGCAGGAGAAAAAAGGCATTCGCGGTTGTGGTCGTGATGCGGTGTACAAGCTGCTCAATGAACTGATTGATGTCGGTTTCGTACTACGCATTCAGCTACGTGATGAACGTGGCGTAACCGATGGATATGACTATTACGTATATGATGTGCCCAGACAGGCCGTTCCTGAATTTCATGAGGGTATTGACGAATCTGCCGGACCATATCCTGAATTTCAGGAAACGGAGCCAGCGCAGACAGGGCAGGGCATGGAGCCGCATCCTGAAAATCAGGAAACGGCTGAAATGGGAGCTAACCCACATCCTGAAAATCCGTATCCTGAAAATCCGTATCCTGAATTTCAGGACATTAGTAATTACGGATCTACAGTAAATACTGATCTCTCTCTCTCTGACGCTGGTCAAAATTCAGGCGATAGCGTAGAGCCGGAAAACCCACACCACAACGCACTTCTTGACGGGCGTGTTCCCCACAAGGCACCGACGCCTCAGGCTGGCATGTTTCCAATGACGCTCGAATGGGAGCCGGGCAACGACTTTGCCCGTATTGCGGCCCTGACCGGTCTGGCTGATGCGGGTTACACACCTGAACTACTCAACGAATTCCGGTTTTACTGGCAACCAACCGGAAGGGTTTATTACCACAGCCAGTGGCAACAAAAATTCATCCAGTCACTGAAACAGCAATATGCGAAAGGGGCGCGCTATGTCAAACCGACCAGCGCCGGTAACGGCGGAAGCAATGCAGCGGATCGTTTCCAGCAGGGACTCGCCGCAATCCAGGCAGTACAGGACAAGTACGGCTACGGATCATCAGGAACTGAGGGAAATTGCTTTGAGGGTGATTATTCCGCTGTACCCGATCCACTGGCCGATGTGGTTGGGCAGGATGAATACGCCGCAACTGGTGGAGACGTTTGGGGCGGAACTGGTAAGAGTGCTGGCCGTGGAGGGAATCAGACCTGA
- a CDS encoding antitermination protein N — translation MIKLQNLKPNARTRRDERRKAKQKAWAAANPMLVGHRYRNIGESPKIVQKPGYEPKPIKFIALDIFWAAREYKLQIIRATYLYEYEFKHSHLAEGPICLADVAIYRAGHRKSTTLTAR, via the coding sequence ATGATCAAGTTACAAAACCTCAAGCCAAACGCCCGCACTCGTCGCGATGAACGGCGTAAAGCAAAGCAAAAGGCGTGGGCCGCAGCTAATCCCATGCTCGTCGGGCACCGTTACCGGAACATTGGTGAGTCGCCAAAAATCGTTCAGAAGCCCGGTTATGAGCCAAAGCCGATAAAGTTTATAGCCCTGGATATTTTTTGGGCAGCTCGGGAATACAAGCTTCAGATTATCCGGGCAACGTACCTGTATGAATATGAGTTCAAACACTCACATTTAGCAGAAGGCCCGATTTGCCTTGCGGATGTGGCTATTTATCGTGCCGGGCATCGAAAATCAACAACGCTAACGGCGAGGTGA
- a CDS encoding LexA family protein: MKTFGERFRTRREQLDLTQEEAAKAINRLLKGDRGTFTRVTISNIENGNQSSIKDKVLLAAVDVLKCSPRWLVYGEGPVEERNVNVAETSSHQRLIPLIDWVQAGAFTEVGSYPEDSYEYYPCPANLSDKAYALRVEGESMIPRFEPGDIIYIDPSQRQKINGKFVIARLVNENSTTFKQLQIIDGKIYLQALNPNYTPEMKFTHVNQDCEIIGTVVWHIKPV; the protein is encoded by the coding sequence ATGAAAACATTTGGTGAAAGATTCAGAACAAGGCGAGAGCAGCTAGACCTAACTCAAGAAGAGGCTGCTAAAGCAATCAATCGGTTACTTAAAGGTGATCGAGGCACTTTTACGCGTGTAACTATTAGCAATATAGAGAATGGAAACCAATCGAGTATCAAAGACAAGGTATTACTTGCTGCGGTTGATGTGTTGAAGTGCTCGCCACGATGGCTGGTTTATGGTGAAGGTCCAGTTGAAGAAAGAAATGTAAACGTAGCTGAAACTTCTAGTCATCAACGCTTAATACCTCTGATAGACTGGGTTCAGGCTGGTGCATTCACTGAGGTGGGCTCATACCCGGAGGATAGCTATGAATATTATCCCTGCCCTGCCAACCTTAGCGATAAGGCATATGCACTTAGGGTTGAGGGCGAATCGATGATCCCTCGCTTTGAACCGGGAGATATAATCTACATAGACCCTTCGCAACGGCAAAAGATTAACGGAAAATTTGTTATAGCCAGGTTGGTAAATGAAAACTCTACTACCTTTAAGCAACTACAGATTATCGATGGAAAAATCTATCTTCAGGCCCTCAATCCAAACTATACTCCAGAAATGAAGTTTACTCATGTAAATCAGGACTGTGAAATTATCGGCACCGTAGTTTGGCACATCAAGCCAGTTTAA
- a CDS encoding KTSC domain-containing protein has translation MINMTPVKSSQIHSIGHDAATGTLAIRFNGRGNVPGSLYHYANFSADDFARLKAADSVGSHFYKHIKPHTDKFPYQRINEEKS, from the coding sequence ATGATCAACATGACCCCTGTTAAATCTTCCCAAATCCACAGCATCGGCCACGATGCCGCCACCGGCACACTTGCAATTCGCTTTAACGGTCGCGGTAACGTACCGGGCAGTTTGTATCACTACGCCAATTTTTCAGCCGATGATTTCGCCCGCCTGAAAGCGGCTGATTCTGTTGGTTCCCATTTCTACAAGCACATTAAACCTCATACCGATAAGTTCCCTTATCAGCGTATCAATGAGGAAAAGTCATAG